The following proteins are encoded in a genomic region of Methylobacterium tardum:
- a CDS encoding molybdopterin molybdotransferase MoeA translates to MSGLIAVAEALSRVLASVTGPVEAETVPLAQAAGRTLAADIVASRTQPPFPASAMDGYAVRSADADRAEASLRLIGTSAAGHGFSGRIGPGEAVRIFTGAPVPDGADAILIQEDARAEDGVVRVLEAVEPGRFIRRAGLDFTAGATLLTAGLSLDARRLALAAAAGHPRLPVRRKPRVAILATGDELVEAGATPAWDQIVASNSLALAALAAEAGAEIIDLGIAADDHGALEDAFRRARAARADMLITLGGASVGDHDLVQAALAREGLELGFWRVALRPGKPLMHGRLGDMLVIGLPGNPVSSIVCGLLFVVPAIRALQGDPQAGADRSEPATLGRDLPANDGRADYMRASLAIEPSRLPVATPEQRQDSSMLAVLGRSEALLIRAPHEPPARAGDPCRIIRLDRRLL, encoded by the coding sequence ATGAGCGGCCTGATTGCGGTCGCCGAGGCGCTTTCGCGGGTCCTGGCGAGCGTCACCGGCCCGGTGGAGGCCGAGACGGTGCCGCTGGCTCAGGCTGCCGGCCGCACGCTCGCAGCCGACATCGTCGCGTCGCGGACCCAGCCGCCGTTCCCCGCCTCGGCCATGGACGGCTACGCGGTGCGAAGCGCCGATGCCGATCGTGCCGAGGCCAGCCTGCGGCTGATCGGCACCAGCGCGGCCGGTCACGGCTTCTCGGGGCGCATCGGACCGGGCGAGGCGGTGCGGATCTTCACCGGTGCACCGGTTCCGGACGGCGCCGACGCGATCCTGATACAGGAAGATGCGCGCGCCGAGGACGGAGTTGTCCGTGTCCTCGAAGCGGTCGAGCCCGGCCGCTTCATCCGCCGTGCCGGCCTGGACTTCACCGCCGGCGCCACCCTGCTGACCGCGGGCCTCAGCCTCGATGCCCGCCGCCTGGCCCTGGCGGCCGCGGCCGGCCACCCGCGCCTGCCGGTCCGGCGCAAGCCCCGGGTCGCGATCCTGGCGACGGGCGACGAGTTGGTGGAGGCCGGCGCGACGCCGGCCTGGGACCAGATCGTCGCGTCGAACAGCCTCGCGCTCGCCGCCCTGGCGGCGGAGGCCGGGGCCGAGATCATCGATCTGGGCATCGCGGCGGACGATCACGGCGCCCTGGAAGACGCCTTCCGGCGCGCGCGCGCGGCGCGGGCCGACATGCTGATCACGCTCGGCGGCGCCTCGGTCGGCGATCACGATCTCGTCCAGGCGGCGCTCGCCCGGGAAGGGCTGGAACTCGGCTTCTGGCGCGTCGCGCTCCGGCCCGGCAAGCCGCTGATGCACGGCCGCCTCGGCGACATGCTGGTGATCGGGCTACCCGGCAACCCGGTTTCGTCCATCGTCTGCGGCCTGCTGTTCGTGGTGCCGGCGATCCGCGCGCTCCAGGGCGACCCTCAAGCCGGGGCTGATCGCAGCGAGCCGGCGACGCTCGGCCGCGATCTCCCGGCCAATGACGGCCGCGCCGATTACATGCGGGCGAGCCTCGCCATCGAGCCGAGCCGGCTGCCCGTGGCGACGCCCGAGCAGCGTCAGGATTCCTCGATGCTGGCGGTGCTCGGCCGCTCCGAGGCGCTGCTGATCCGTGCGCCGCACGAGCCGCCCGCCCGGGCCGGCGATCCGTGCCGGATCATCCGGCTCGACCGCCGCCTGCTCTGA